The sequence catatagggtcaaggagtgtagctgtaaaaaatcatcaaaatcggagttaaaataaccgttaaatcgtgattttttatatataatcatTGAAAGGGTTTGTCCCGTTATTTTGTatatataacacttaagaaattgaatggtaagTATATTTGTTAAGTagctttaattttattattataattcggatcgggtttttgttagaaaaatatattattgtgggttttatgttaaaaaaaattgaatttaaaaggaataaagtcacattttcagtatttttttttggaaaaaaatataACTTGCGCGACGCCACAATTAGATAGTCGTGCAAAAACATTTTGCGCGACGTGATGATGTATACCTACGTCGCACAATCTATCAAAATTTTGGCGGCATTATTTTCGTTAATAGGcgcttttttaaaaaattattccaATTTTTCcgctctctcttccctctcttaCTCTATCTCTCTCGtgcctctctctcactccgtctctctcttccttcctccGACTGCACCCAGCCTCCTCCTCATCCTTCCTTCCTCCCGTCTGCACCCACCCAGCCAACATTCTCCTCACCCTTCCTTCCTTTCGACTGCTCCCAGCCAGTATTTATCTTTgcttaattatgtatttttcttctttctaatgccataatttgaaaattttggtatCGTAATTAGATTCAATTAGGaaaattaaaatagaaattgTGGGTTTTAGTGTTAAATCGAATTTTAGGGTTAAATTGGGGGTGTGTTGAATcgaattttagttatttttgtgtgtttttgttgGAATTATTTTAGTGCTTCATCACATGTACTGCTTTCTTTCGTTCTTGCAGCTGATTAGTAttgtgttaaagcttgtatAATTACTAGCTCTGGGAAATTAATGGTGATTAGGTGATGGATTTTTCTCATATGATCACAACTAACTAGTTGCATTGCATAGAACAACTTTCCATGAAATTAATGGTTATTAGGTGTGGACTATACTATAGTCCACAGGCATCCTTCTGTTTCAATCCAAACAGTTGCTTCTGTTTGTAGCTAGGACCCTGTCCTGAAACCAAAATAGAAATTGTTCAGAATTTACACGTTCTTTAAGTTGTTTAGATGACTTTATTTGCAGATAATTTGATGCAAACaaggtttttttattctttgcaGAACATATCATTCAGTGATCAGAACAtataattcaaaatttgaaacccCTGATTTTGCACTTAATGGCAATGCTATCATTATCACAAGCTAACTTCATATCAATTACATGTCATATATAATTTTGGCTACATTCTTAGGTTTTCCTTTTGCCTTTCCTGACGTTGAGTAATTTTGGCTGTTCTCTATTTAGAGTAGTTGTGAGAAGTTCCTATATATTTCATATCAGTTACATGTCATATATAAGTTGTTAATTCTTGTGGTTCACTATGTTTCTCATGATTACTCTTGTCAACCgaacacattatatgtttgttgaaTCACATGGTGATCCTCaagcatattgctttctttatgcCATCTATTTGCAGGCTCAAGATAACATTATGAACCTTCCATTATTAAATGGTTGGGGTGAAGTGGAAATATGTTGAGGCAAATGTATCTTGCCCTTTCTGCTCGTCTTTTTTATGCTCTTACCACTATCCTTCTAAACTTATGAGTTTACCTCCCACTATAAGGATAGTGTCTATGAGAGTAATAAGGAAACCAAAAGCGTGATTTAACATGTATGTTTTATTTATGGAGGGAAAATAGTGGCCTTGTAGTGATTCCTCTAGAAAGCACACTTGCATTTATCTAAAAAAAGATATCAAGTTGGTCATTTGTATTTTCTACGTTGGTGATTACTCGCTCATTCGGTTTGTCTTCCCTTGTATTAGATTACGTGCATGCAGATTTTGATACCTATGTTCTAGGTTCTGATACGCTatttgttaggaatgtcggtattacaagatagagaatgtcctaaggtaaagtagaaaatggacaccaagaatttatgtggttcggcaatttatgcctacgtccaccaaacaaggatcaatcttcactatatgaaaaagatgaatacaacaagagtagtcttaccaagccaaagacaaggcttgatggatacaagaaagtataacacacactttctatcactctaaacttcactcacacaatgtgtagtggaacactctcactctcactcttggagtggaactctagctttggacttgatcctttgctactcactcttagttctcaattggttacatcacacccatatttataggtgagggcttggcattctactagtttctagttccttcttcaaacctctagtatagaaaaatctagactagccacatacttgtagcttctagatctttccatttgcaaccaaggaagctagtactctctagctttttccatcaacttaataacatgctagaattgtctagcaagctccagcctcatctcttgcttactagaataatctagaacattgatcatgggctggaccatataccaacactATTGCCTTTTCTGAACAAATAACTGCCAAATGAAAGTATATTGAACTATTCATGAAGAACCATGTAGTTTAGTTCATTCTTTCAAGTTGATCTAGCTGATAGGGAGGGGTCTTACGCTGCTAATGttgaatatttgattttaattacgAATTACAATTGAAGTTTGTGTTCTGAACAACTAACCAAAGTTCTTCCAATTTTGACCTTCCCATTTTAACCAGGCTGCTGCATATTACTATCATGGTTTGATCCTTGATGAGGGTAACATAGAAAAATTTCATGGGATGGCTGTAGCTGCTTTGCAAGCAGCAGATGAGTATTTCAAAGAAAGTAAGAAGGCATGCGAAGCATTTAACGCTGCTCCCCATTTGTCAAGGTAGGTAGAGGCTGTATTTGCGTATTCATTTTGCTGATTTCATTGGGTGGCATCTAGCAGATTATCTGCCCGTTTTTTCTAGGGGCAGTAAAGTATATGTTGTAGCCACAATATCTTTATCCTCTCTCCCTATCTCCAAGAACGTTAAACACAAACACGTACAAGGAACGAACATAAAATTGTCTTTAGTATGACATTTGCAACCTTAGGCCATTAAGATGGAGTTCAGTTTCTACGAGAACTCTTCCTAAGAAAACTGTCTCCTAAATTATCTACTATAGAGTCTAGTCCAATCTCTAGATATTAGCAAAGATTATTCTACAGGCCCTTCTTGAAATTTGTGTCGTGTTATGAAGATCTACCGTCTCGTATGTAGCATTGGATGTTTCATGATTGAAATGTCCATTAGCTGatcagttttcttcttcttgtcaatctttcttcttttaatggTTAAGTGCTTTTTTATACACATTATGCAGAAATCCACCGCTCTGGGGAACCATGAAGTATCTATCTGAGAAAATTCCAAAAGATGCTTCAAGCAAAGTGCGGATAAAACGTGATCAGTACTCACACGAAAAGTATGTCCTGCCTGAGAGACCTATTAccaatagtattttttttatgccTAAATGCAATCTCCTTTTCACTCTTGGCACCCCTAATTGCAATCTCAATGTTCTTGGTTGATGATACATAGAACAAATCCTCGGGGAATAATTAACGTGTGTTTTGGATATTTCAACTGCAGAATCATGGAGACAGCACCAACATTGCCTAATTTCGCATTGGCCTTGAAACCAGAGAAATTCCAACTTCCTCCAGTAGACCCCTCTTGGAACATGGAGCACATGAATAAGGGCTCCAACCAGCTTAGGAATGACAGAATATAAGCAATACATGAGTGTAGTTTTCTGCATTCGATTTGGCCACatgttgtagttttttcttttttgtttggacatcttgtatgtacattttcatatatttcataattaaatactttttcctggtttattaattattgtttagaatttaatta is a genomic window of Malus domestica chromosome 09, GDT2T_hap1 containing:
- the LOC114826755 gene encoding uncharacterized protein produces the protein MVGVKWKYVEANAAAYYYHGLILDEGNIEKFHGMAVAALQAADEYFKESKKACEAFNAAPHLSRNPPLWGTMKYLSEKIPKDASSKVRIKRDQYSHEKIMETAPTLPNFALALKPEKFQLPPVDPSWNMEHMNKGSNQLRNDRI